A single window of Ctenopharyngodon idella isolate HZGC_01 chromosome 24, HZGC01, whole genome shotgun sequence DNA harbors:
- the gabarapl2 gene encoding gamma-aminobutyric acid receptor-associated protein-like 2 gives MKWMFKEDHSLEHRCVESAKIRNKYPDRVPVIVEKVSGSQIVDIDKRKYLVPSDITVAQFMWIIRKRIQLPSEKAIFLFVDKTVPQSSLTMGQLYEKEKDEDGFLYVAYSGENTFGY, from the exons AGCACAGGTGTGTGGAGTCAGCCAAAATCCGCAACAAATACCCAGACAGAGTTCCT GTTATTGTAGAGAAAGTATCTGGTTCACAGATTGTGGACATTGACAAGCGGAAGTATCTGGTCCCATCTGACATCACAGTGGCCCAGTTCATGTGGATCATCAGAAAGCGGATCCAACTGCCTTCTGAAAAAGCCATATTCCTCTTTGTCGACAAAACTGTCCCTCAGTCCAG TCTGACTATGGGGCAGCTCTACGAAAAAGAAAAAGACGAGGACGGCTTTTTGTACGTGGCCTACAGTGGAGAGAACACGTTTGGATATTAA